The segment CCAGGGGGAGGCCGGCGTCGTCCCGCCTCCGGCCGGCTACCTCGCCGACGTGCGAGGTGTCTGCGACGCCGCCGGCGCGTTGATGGTGCTGGACGAGATCCAGTCCGGCATCGGCCGCACGGGACACTGGTTCGCCCACCAGCCCGCCGGTGTCCTCCCGGACATCCTCACGCTGGCGAAGGGACTCGGGGGAGGGCTTCCGATCGGAGCCTGCGTCGGGCTGGGCGACGCGGGCACGGCACTCAGCCCGGGTGACCACGGATCCACGTTCGGTGGCAATCCCGTCGCCGTCGCCGCCGCCTTGGCGGTACTGGACACCATCGAGGAGGAGAACCTTCTCGCCAACGTCGTGGAGCAGGGCGAACTTCTCGCCCGTCAACTGCGCGCCACCGCCGTCCCGCCCGTCACCGACGTCCGGGGGAGCGGGCTGTGGCTGGGGGTGACCCTGAGCGGTCCCGTCGCCGCGGAACTCCAGCGACGCGCCGCCGAGCACGGATTCCTCGTCAACGCCGTCGCCCCCGCCGTGATCCGGCTGGCACCCGCGCTGAACATCACCGGATCTGAGATCACCGAGTTCACGGACGCGTGGCCGCGCATCCTCACCGAGGTCGACGAGCGGACCACGAACCAAGGGACCGAAGGAGCCTGAGCATGACAGAGCTGACCCAGAGCCACCCCGGGGTCCGGCACTTCCTCGCCGACAACGACCTCACGCCCACCGAGCAGGCCCAGGTCCTCGACCTCGCCGACGAGATGAAGGCGAACCGGTTCCGGCACCGGCCCCTCGAGGGCCCGCATACGGTCGCCCTCCTGTTCGACAAGCCCTCGACCCGGACCCGGGTCTCCTTCGCGGTCGGCGTCGCCGACCTTGGCGGAATCCCCCTGGTCATCGACGCCCAGACCAGTCAGCTCGGCCGCGGAGAACCGCTCGACGACACCGCCCGCGTCCTGGACCGCCAGTGCGCGGCCATCGTGTGGCGCACCTTCGCGCAGTCCCGCATCGAGGACATGGCCGCGGCGAGCGCGGTCCCCGTCGTCAACGCCCTGACCGACAGCTACCACCCCTGCCAGATCCTCGCCGACCTGCAGACCATCCGGGAACGCCGCGGGAAACTGGCCGGACTCACCCTCACCTACTTCGGTGACGGCAGCAACAACATGGCCCACTCCTACCTCGTTGGCGGAGCGACCGCCGGGATGCGCGTCCGCGTCACCGCTCCCCCGGAGTACGCCCCCGACCCGGAGATCTTCGCCACCGCGCAGCGCATCGCCGCCGAGACCGGCGGTTCCGTCGAGATCATCACCGACGCCACCGACGCGGCCAAGGGCGCCGACGTGCTCGCCACCGACGTGTGGACCTCGATGGGCCAGGAGGCCGAAGCCGCCCAGCGCAGCACACCGTTCCGGCTCCACTCCGTGGACGCCGCCAAACTGGCGGTCGCCAACCCCGACGCCATCGTGCTGCACTGCCTGCCCGCCCACCGGGGAGAGGAGATCACCGCCGAGGTGATCGACGGCCCCGCCAGCGCGGTGTGGGACCAGGCGGAGAACCGGCGCCACGCCCAGAAGGCCCTGCTCGCCTTCCTCCTGGACGGTGGTTCCGGATCCCGATGAGCACGCCGGAGCCCAACCACGGGGGGACAGCACCGAGCCCCGTCACCAAGGCGGCGCGGCACGCCCGGATCACGGGACTCCTCAACCAGCACGCGGTGCGGTCCCAGGGGGAACTCGCCGAGCTGCTGGGCATGGCGGGCGTTCAGGTCACCCAGACCACGCTGTCGCGTGACCTCGACGAACTGGGCGCTGTGAAGCTCCGGACCGGGGACGGGGACCTGATCTACGTCCTGCCCGGCGAGGGGGGAGAGCGCCTGGAGCGGGCGCGACCCACCACCGACGGGCTGGACTCGGTGTCCAACGCACGCCTGACCCGCCTCGCCGAGGAACTCCTGGTGTCCGCGCGCGCGTCCGGCAACCTTGTGGTGGCCCGCACCCCGCCAGGCGCGGCCCAGTTCCTCGCCTCGGCCATCGACCACACCGACATCCCGGAGATTCTCGGCACCATCGCCGGAGATGACACCATTCTGGTGATCGCCTCCTCCGCGGACGGAGGAGAGGAGCTGGCAACGGCCCTGCTGCGACTGGCGAACCGCCGGCCCTGACCACCGGTGGCCGGCGACCACCGGCGCGGGAACGGGGCCGCGCCGACGGGCACCACCAAGCAACGAAGAGACCCGTGGGGGGGGGGCACCGACGGTGCCCCCGCCCCACGGGACGGACGGAGAAGGGAAACGTCGTGACAGACAACACCGAGCCCACGCGGCTGTGGGGAGGCCGGTTCGCGGGAGGCCCCGCGGACGCGCTCGCGCGACTGTCCGACAGCACGAGCTTCGACTGGCGGCTGGCCCGACACGACATCGCCGGCTCCAGGGCACACGCCCGGGTCCTGCACGCCGCGGACCTCCTCACCGAGGAGGACCTGACCGCGATGCTCGCCGGACTCGACCGCCTCGAAGCCGACGTCGAGTCCGGAAACTTCCAGCCGGTACCCGACGACGAGGACGTCCACACCGCGCTGGAACGCGGACTCATCGAACGCGTCGGTCCCGTCCTGGGCGGGCGCCTACGCGCGGGGCGCTCCCGCAACGACCAGATCGCCACCCAGATCCGGATGTACCTGCGCGAGCAGGCCCGCGCGATCACCAACGACCTCCTCGACCTCGTCGACGCGATCGTGGACCAGGCCGAGGCGCACCCGCACGCGCCGATGCCCGGGCGCACACACCTGCAGCACGCCCAACCCGTGCTCCTCGCGCACCACCTGTTGGCGCACGCCTGGCCCCTGCTCCGTGACACCGAGCGGTTCCGGGACTGGGACCGCCGCGCGGACGCCTCCCCCTACGGCTCCGGCGCCCTCGCGGGGTCGTCCCTGGGCCTGGACCCAGAGGCGGTCGCGGTCGACCTCGGCTTCTCCGCGGCCGTGGGCAACTCCATCGACGGGACCGCGTCCCGCGACGTGGTCGCGGAGTTCGCCTTCGTGGCCGCCATGGCCAGCGTCGACCTGTCGCGCCTCGCCGAGGAGATCATCATCTGGGCGACCGCGGAGTTCGGCTTCGTCACTCTCGACGACGCGTTCTCCACCGGGTCCTCGATCATGCCGCAGAAGAAGAACCCGGACATCGCCGAGCTCGCCCGTGGCAAGGCCGGACGGCTGGTCGGCGACCTCACCGGTCTGCTCACCACGCTCAAGGGCCTGCCCCTCGCCTACAACCGAGACCTCCAAGAGGACAAGGAGCCGGTGTTCGACGCCGCGGACACTCTGCGACTGCTGCTGCCGGCGTTCACCGGAATGGTCTCCACCCTGACCTTCGACACCGAGCGCATGGCGGAACTCGCCCCACGGGGCTTCTCCCTGGCGACCGACATCGCCGAGTGGTTGGTGCGCCAGCGGGTGCCTTTCCGAGACGCGCACGAGATCGCCGGCGCCTGTGTCCGGGCCTGCGAGGAGCGAGGCATCGAACTCGGCGACCTGACCGACGCCGACCTGGCCAGCGTCTCCCCATACCTCACACCGGAGGTCCGCGAGGTTCTCTCCGTCCCCGGCTCATTGGCGTCCCGGTCCGCGAAGGGCGGCACCGCCCCGGCGCGGGTCGCCGAGCAGATCGCGGACCTGCGCGAGGCAGCGGGCACCATGCGTGAGTACGGCCGCGGGTAGTACCCCGGGACCCCTGTCCCGGTCTGTCCGTCCGCGTGGAGTCGCGGCGCCCTAAACGGACGGGCCGGGCGGGGCGCGCGTCGGGTCAGTACGGGCGTCCGGGGGGTCCCCGAACGCCCGCGTCCGCGGCTCCGACCGCGACTGACGGTGATCTCGTCGGGCGCGTGTTGGCGTCCGCTCGGCGAGAACGCGGGGGAGCGGTGCCGCCAGGGGTATCCATTCCGGTCCGGTGCTCTTGCCGCGCACGACAGGCGCCGTGCGTCCGCCCCGCGTCCTTCGCCACCACACGCACCGACTGACGAGCGGAACCGCCGGCTCGCGGTCCTCGGTTCGTCGGCACCTCTCCTCTTGGCGCCGCACCGCCCCGGAGACCGACGAACGGCTCTCCCCGCCCCGTTCTTCGGGTCCGGAGGGGACCGACGGAACGAGCGGTGGCCAGGACCGAAGAGGCGCCCACTCCACGTGGCGTCCACTCCACCCGCGCCCGACGCCCACCCGGGTGGGTGAACGTCCCCTCCGGCCAGTACGTGGCGGCGCGCACCAAGGGCTCCTCCGGCCGCCGGTGGGGTTCTTCGCGGCCCATGCCGTGGGGCGAACCAGTGAGGTCGCGGCGGCCTGTCCCAAACCCGCGAACGACTTTTCCCAAACGAGCCCGCGCGTGGAGTCGGTTGCGATAACGTCACAGCTCAGCGTGAATCCTTGGGTTCACACCGGGTCACATCGATGGACTTCGTTGTGCCGCGGACGCGGCGACGACGGGGTCCACACCATGGCGACGACCAACGCGACCGCTCTCGGGGGGAACGGCCGCCGTCGCCAGCTCGGCACGCGAGGGGGGTAGGGCGTTCCACCGCCATGATCCGTATGGGGCAGGGGCAACAGCGGGAGGAAGCCACCGGGATAAGGTCACAGCTTCGACGGATCGTACTGATCCCTGGCGTGACCTTCGTGGTGCTGTTCTGTGTGCTCAGCGGGGCCGCGCTCATTCAGGCGGTGTCGCTGAAGCTCGCAGCCGTGGACGGTCGCGCGGCGGCCGACCTTTACCAGGCGAGTACACAACTCCAGGAGGAACGACGACTCGCTCTCGTCTACCTCGGGGAGACCGACCAAGGGAGTGACACCGAGGACGAGCCGGCGGGCGACGCGCTGCGCTCGCAGTTCGTCGCCACCGACGACTCGCTGCGTGACGTTGGGGATCGGGCCCGAGGGCTCACCAGCCGGGGGGCACCCGAGGTCCGGGAACACGCGGCGGAGTTCCTGGACGCGTTGGAGGGCCGTGACTCCCTGCGGGAGGACGTCCTCAACGGGGAACAGGACCGGCTCGGGGCGTCGAACGCCTACACCGAGCTCATCGACGCGGGCCACCGCCTCTTCGACGCGTCGGGACGCAACGTCCAGGACGCCGAGGCCGTGGCGATGGCCTCCGCGACCCAGGACGTCGTGCGGGGCCAGGAGGCCCTGGCCCAGGCGGACGCCGTGTTGTCCGGCGCGGTCGCGGCGGAGGAGTTCACGCCGCAGGAACAAGCACGGATCACCGGGCTGGTGGAACACGGCACCGCGTCTCTGGAGACCGCCTCGGGGCGGCTCACCGACGACAACGAGGAGACGCTCACGGCCCTCGTCGAGGGAACGGACTGGCAGAACGTCCAGGCCACGACGAACGAGGTGGCGACCAACGAGCCGATCGCGACGGTCGACTCCTTCGGCGTCCCCAACTCGCCCGACAGGACCGTGCCGGTGGACATCGAACAGTGGCGTACGGACATGGACGCGGTGAGCGGCGGCCTTGTCGGCCTGGCCGAGGCGCAGTGGCGCGAGCAGCTTGACTGCGCCGACGTCGCCGGCACCAACCACCTGACCTGGTCGGTCGGCGGGGGGATCTTCTCCCTGTTCGCCGCCGCGCTCGCCTACGGCGTCGCGTCGCGCTCGTCGAAGGAACTCATCGACCGGCTGCGCCGCCTGCGTCGCGACGTCCTCGAACGTTCCGAGCGTGACCTTCCCCGGATCGTCGGCCAGCTCGAGCGGGGTGAGCGCGTGGACCCCGGCGACGACGTGCAGCCACTGGACCACGGGGAGGACGAGATCGGGGAGGTCGCCAACGCGTTCAACGCGGCCCAACGCACCGCCGTGGCCTCCGCGGTGCGTCAGGTGGAGATCCGGGAGGGTGCCAACCGCGTGTTCCTCGCCATCGCGCACCGGAACCAGTCGCTGGTCCAGCGCCAGTTGGAGCTCCTGGACCGGATCGAACGCGACCAGGAGGACCCCGACCTGCTCAGCGACCTGTTCCAACTGGACCACCTCGCGACCCGGGGCCGCAGACACGCGGAGAACCTCATCATCCTCGGCAACGGACGACCGGGGCGGCAGTGGCGTGACCCCGTCCCGCTGACCGACGTGATCCGCGGGGCGATCTCGGAGACAGAGGAGTACGCGCGGATCAAGCTCCGCAACGTGCCGGAGGTGTCGATCGTGGGGTCGGCCGTCGGCGACGTCATCCACCTCATCGCCGAACTCGCGGAGAACGCTACGTCGTTCTCCCCGCCACACACCGTGGTTCACGTCAGCAGCGAACTCGTCCCCAAGGGACTGGTGATCGAGGTCGAGGACCGGGGGCTGGGCATGGAGCCGGAGGACGTCGATCGCGCCAACCGCGCGTTCGCCTCCCCACCCCAGTTCGACGTGGTGGCGCCGAACAACGACTCACGACTGGGACTGTTCGTCGTCGCCCGGCTCGCCGCCAAGCACCAAATCGCCGTTCAGCTACGCGGATCGCCCTACGGGGGGATGCGGGCCATCGTGCTGGTCCCGGCGCGCCTGGTCGCCCAGGGCCGGCCTTCGTACCCCGCCACTCCCAGAGACGGCGTACCGCGACCCCCCACCGGGCCGAACGACACCGCCACCGGGGCACAACGACAGACGACACCCGGGACCTTCGAGCGGGAACCCGGGCGAAACACCCAGCCGGAGGGCGTGCCCTCCGCCGAGATACACACGCTCGGTGTCAGTGTTCCGAAGGACCCGTTCTCCGAACCGAACCGACGCCCATCCCCCACTGGTGGCGAGCAGCGGCCCGCGTTGCCGCGCCGGCAACGTCAGGCCAGTCTCGCGCCGCAGCTCAGGACGACGCCGACGGTGTCGGAGGGAGCGCCAGCACCGCGAACGGCGTCCGACGTCCGCCAGACGATGACGGCACTGCAGACCGGAACCCGCCGTGGACGTCAGCAGGACAGCGACCTTGTACGGCGTACGGAGGGCGAAGCGCGTCCCGACACCGCGCGACGGACGCGGTCGGGAGACAACGCCGAACCCGCGGGGGACGCGGAGCACACCGAGAACGTGGAGCACACGGAAGGGACGGACCCGGGCACTCGACCAGTCGAGGTCGAGACCACCGAGCCGTCCGTGGGGACACGACCCGAGGAGGGTGCATGACGACGCAACGAGAAGGCGCCAAGGACGACTTGGGCTGGGTGCTCGACGATCTCGCGAACCGTGTTCCGGGCATTCGGCACGCCATCGCACTGTCCGCCGACGGACTCCTGCTCGGTCGCTCCCAACAGTTGTCCACAGCCGACGCCGAACACCTTTCCGCGGTCTCCTCGGCACTTCAGAGCCTCGCGTTGGGGACCGGCCGCCACTTCGGCGGGGGAGCGGTGCGCCAAACCGTCGTGGAGATGGAACACGCCTATCTCTTCGTGATCGCCGCCGGATCGGGCGCCTGCCTCGCGGTCCTCGCGGAGCAGAAC is part of the Spiractinospora alimapuensis genome and harbors:
- a CDS encoding acetylornithine transaminase — translated: MPNYGSPSIALAHGSGRHVTDVDGRTYLDMFAGIAVSSLGHAHPALVRAVSDQVARLAHTSNLFLHEGEVVLAERLLRLVGHDGRVFFANSGTEANEAALKVVRRARPDRQVLVAATNGFHGRSFGALAVTGKDAIRTPFGPFGMDVRFVPYGDPVALRDAVDECCAAVFLEPTQGEAGVVPPPAGYLADVRGVCDAAGALMVLDEIQSGIGRTGHWFAHQPAGVLPDILTLAKGLGGGLPIGACVGLGDAGTALSPGDHGSTFGGNPVAVAAALAVLDTIEEENLLANVVEQGELLARQLRATAVPPVTDVRGSGLWLGVTLSGPVAAELQRRAAEHGFLVNAVAPAVIRLAPALNITGSEITEFTDAWPRILTEVDERTTNQGTEGA
- the argF gene encoding ornithine carbamoyltransferase — its product is MTELTQSHPGVRHFLADNDLTPTEQAQVLDLADEMKANRFRHRPLEGPHTVALLFDKPSTRTRVSFAVGVADLGGIPLVIDAQTSQLGRGEPLDDTARVLDRQCAAIVWRTFAQSRIEDMAAASAVPVVNALTDSYHPCQILADLQTIRERRGKLAGLTLTYFGDGSNNMAHSYLVGGATAGMRVRVTAPPEYAPDPEIFATAQRIAAETGGSVEIITDATDAAKGADVLATDVWTSMGQEAEAAQRSTPFRLHSVDAAKLAVANPDAIVLHCLPAHRGEEITAEVIDGPASAVWDQAENRRHAQKALLAFLLDGGSGSR
- a CDS encoding arginine repressor, coding for MSTPEPNHGGTAPSPVTKAARHARITGLLNQHAVRSQGELAELLGMAGVQVTQTTLSRDLDELGAVKLRTGDGDLIYVLPGEGGERLERARPTTDGLDSVSNARLTRLAEELLVSARASGNLVVARTPPGAAQFLASAIDHTDIPEILGTIAGDDTILVIASSADGGEELATALLRLANRRP
- the argH gene encoding argininosuccinate lyase, with amino-acid sequence MTDNTEPTRLWGGRFAGGPADALARLSDSTSFDWRLARHDIAGSRAHARVLHAADLLTEEDLTAMLAGLDRLEADVESGNFQPVPDDEDVHTALERGLIERVGPVLGGRLRAGRSRNDQIATQIRMYLREQARAITNDLLDLVDAIVDQAEAHPHAPMPGRTHLQHAQPVLLAHHLLAHAWPLLRDTERFRDWDRRADASPYGSGALAGSSLGLDPEAVAVDLGFSAAVGNSIDGTASRDVVAEFAFVAAMASVDLSRLAEEIIIWATAEFGFVTLDDAFSTGSSIMPQKKNPDIAELARGKAGRLVGDLTGLLTTLKGLPLAYNRDLQEDKEPVFDAADTLRLLLPAFTGMVSTLTFDTERMAELAPRGFSLATDIAEWLVRQRVPFRDAHEIAGACVRACEERGIELGDLTDADLASVSPYLTPEVREVLSVPGSLASRSAKGGTAPARVAEQIADLREAAGTMREYGRG
- a CDS encoding sensor histidine kinase; translated protein: MGQGQQREEATGIRSQLRRIVLIPGVTFVVLFCVLSGAALIQAVSLKLAAVDGRAAADLYQASTQLQEERRLALVYLGETDQGSDTEDEPAGDALRSQFVATDDSLRDVGDRARGLTSRGAPEVREHAAEFLDALEGRDSLREDVLNGEQDRLGASNAYTELIDAGHRLFDASGRNVQDAEAVAMASATQDVVRGQEALAQADAVLSGAVAAEEFTPQEQARITGLVEHGTASLETASGRLTDDNEETLTALVEGTDWQNVQATTNEVATNEPIATVDSFGVPNSPDRTVPVDIEQWRTDMDAVSGGLVGLAEAQWREQLDCADVAGTNHLTWSVGGGIFSLFAAALAYGVASRSSKELIDRLRRLRRDVLERSERDLPRIVGQLERGERVDPGDDVQPLDHGEDEIGEVANAFNAAQRTAVASAVRQVEIREGANRVFLAIAHRNQSLVQRQLELLDRIERDQEDPDLLSDLFQLDHLATRGRRHAENLIILGNGRPGRQWRDPVPLTDVIRGAISETEEYARIKLRNVPEVSIVGSAVGDVIHLIAELAENATSFSPPHTVVHVSSELVPKGLVIEVEDRGLGMEPEDVDRANRAFASPPQFDVVAPNNDSRLGLFVVARLAAKHQIAVQLRGSPYGGMRAIVLVPARLVAQGRPSYPATPRDGVPRPPTGPNDTATGAQRQTTPGTFEREPGRNTQPEGVPSAEIHTLGVSVPKDPFSEPNRRPSPTGGEQRPALPRRQRQASLAPQLRTTPTVSEGAPAPRTASDVRQTMTALQTGTRRGRQQDSDLVRRTEGEARPDTARRTRSGDNAEPAGDAEHTENVEHTEGTDPGTRPVEVETTEPSVGTRPEEGA
- a CDS encoding roadblock/LC7 domain-containing protein, with amino-acid sequence MTTQREGAKDDLGWVLDDLANRVPGIRHAIALSADGLLLGRSQQLSTADAEHLSAVSSALQSLALGTGRHFGGGAVRQTVVEMEHAYLFVIAAGSGACLAVLAEQNIDVGLVAYEMNLRVRQVGRSLSAPPRGDARDAVPPSSPAAAPS